In the Populus trichocarpa isolate Nisqually-1 chromosome 1, P.trichocarpa_v4.1, whole genome shotgun sequence genome, one interval contains:
- the LOC7455790 gene encoding transcription elongation factor SPT6-like isoform X1, whose amino-acid sequence MKKAKRKLPFTLVDEDDEEEEVAVKEKRAQNVSVDDDEDGLDKFETDGFIVDYNEEEVEGDCDGKDEQMKKKMRKKKSSKNLVLDDDDLELLRENQKPGLFQTKRVGNKKFKRLKKAKGCALGKDSGLSDDDVSLYDDSAEEKEAMYDDDINDMTDFIVDDDERYEKRAPMRLWELKEKKSRPVTMASSSSLEEAGYVFGDADELLKRQVLVKIVKPDDYDNFELDHFMAERDDHVKKTDLPERMQMSEEITCTALVGETRRQEESSWILNQLITDMYPLLCKKKAQEGNGVGLLKKINKEDIVRFLEMHDLEKYDIPFIAMYRKEKCLSMLEDLGEDGIQNECSNDTEGKPRLKWHKILWAINELDRKWLLLQKRKIMLEESYKKRYEEECNNIDDMARLSLINLHFDTIMKSLMLAETEKDIDDVSMKFSLHFPPTEEVMEGKFKRRERRSAYSDYIKAGLWELAVKFVYSSKQFCQHLRQAKMGMDFWEDLNESPEVIASKFTCASLETPEAVLKGARHIAALEISCEPSVRKHARGFFTDEALVSTRPTPKGAKEIDFCHQFSSVKWLRDKPLGKFQDAQWLRIQKAEEEKLLEVTIRLPEDSLNKLISYSHKIYLVGGDDGYTQLWDEQRKLILQDVFSNCLLPSLEKETRVLLTTRAKCLVLMEYGEQLWNRASVAPYPHKRNVAGLEEGTGPRVMACCWGPGKPPTTFVMLDSCGQLLDVLQSGSISLRSQNVTGLQRKKYDQLRVHKFIISHQPDVIVLGAANASCPRLKDDIKEIVLKIEESSIDADQVLNGIGVIYGDETLPQLYEKSEVSLRHLPGQEGIVKRAVALGRYLQNPLAMIATLCGVQKEIVSWKLTSLDHFLTPEEKYGMIEMLMVDITNQVGVDINAAVSQDWLSAPLQFVSGLGSQKAAFLQRELAAGKIVNNRKELAICGLTEKKIFFNAVGFLRVCCGEILSFGCEYDMLDGTRIHPESYGLAEKLVKDVYDDVAEAHPLKHVRNNPQLLKDFDINAYADNFEIEQGENKKLTLYDIKTELLHGFLDPRRPYEEPTQDEEFCLISGKDEDAFAEGRIVQAIVCRVLSQRAFCALDSGLIGMITKDDYSDEAADYSLTKRLREGDILTCKIKQIDKSRHQVLLTCKESELKSSRDQNLHELEPYYCEGQSSLVSHQEIACKEDLKNKHFISRMIIHPHYENMTQNQAVEFLADKDVGERVFRPSSRGLHYLILTVKVFNGLYVHKDIIEDGKNLKDFSSMLDLGKTLKIGDDIYKDLDEVISQYVDPLVTHLKAILSFRKFKKGSKAEVDELLKSEKSDYPMRIPYCFGVSYEHPGTFILFYIRTNLHHEYIGLHPKGFKFRKQTFRKVEQLVAYFQKHIDDLKHQPAQMTRPITGSSARASTECGNEGGWKGQLNSSKDELSTLVSAGKKDCTRDDGGTGGHGSGRGRGHPSGLPRPNCVYGHGNRGGFGNGRGGNNRNGSDSGNNTSYWHDSGGNSGAGSSYSWGNNTGGNASSWGNNAGGNGSSSSWGGSGHPVNAGGRNSGGSGDDCQGIPGSGPPNGSDWMGSNKEGGNNFWGTEGSSGGNLGGFNTNSESGNTGWGAGSRKSSLHPAGEDGWSGGGGW is encoded by the exons ATGAAGAAGGCAAAGAGAAAATTGCCCTTCACTttagtcgatgaagatgatgaag AGGAAGAAGTGGCAGTTAAGGAGAAAAGGGCCCAAAATGTTAGTGTAGACGATGATG AAGATGGTTTGGATAAGTTTGAGACTGATGGGTTTATAGTGGATTATAACGAGGAAGAAGTGGAAGGTGACTGTGATGGGAAAGATGagcaaatgaagaagaaaatgaggaaGAA GAAATCTTCAAAGAATCTTGtccttgatgatgatgatcttgAGTTGCTCCGAGAAAATCAAAAGCCAGGCCTGTTCCAAACAAAGAGAGTT ggaaataaaaaatttaaacggCTCAAAAAGGCCAAGGGCTGTGCTCTGGGAAAAGACTCTGGATTGTCTGATGATGATG TATCATTATACGATGATAGTGCTGAAGAAAAGGAAGCTATGTATGATGATGACATAAATGACATGACAGATTTTATTGTAGACGATGATGAAAGATACGAGAAAAGAGCCCCCATGAG gTTGTGGGAGCTGAAAGAAAAGAAGTCAAGGCCAGTAAcaatggcttcttcttcttccctagAGGAAGCTGGCTACGTATTTGGTGATGCCGATGAACTCCTTAAGCGTCAAGTTCTGGTTAAGATTGTCAAGCCAGATGATTATGACAACTTTGAGCTGGATCATTTTATGGCTGAGAGGGATGATCATGTGAAGAAGACTGATTTACCCGAGAGGATGCAG atgTCAGAGGAAATCACTTGCACTGCTTTAGTTGGCGAAACAAGAAGACAAGAGGAGAGTTCTTGGATACTTAATCAGCTTATCACAGACATGTATCCATTGTTGTGTAAGAAAAAAGCTCAGGAAGGAAATGGAGTAGGTCTGCTTAAGAAGATTAACAAGGAAGATATAGTGAGGTTCTTGGAAATGCATGATTTGGAAAAGTATGAT ATTCCATTTATTGCTATGTATCGAAAAGAGAAATGCCTTAGTATGTTGGAAGATCTGGGGGAAGATGGTATACAAAACGAATGTAGCAATGACACAGAGGGAAAACCTAGACTGAAGTGGCATAAG ATTCTCTGGGCCATCAATGAACTGGACAGAAAGTGGTTGCTTCTCCAGAAAAGAAAGATCATGCTTGAAGAATCCTATAAGAAGCGTTATGAAGAGGAATGCAATAATATTGATGACATGGCAAGACTTTCTTTGATCAATCTGCACTTTGACACAATCATGAAGTCTCTGATGCTGGCTGAAACAGAGAAGGATATTGATGATGTCAGTATGAAGTTTAGCTTGCATTTTCCTCCAACTGAAGAGGTCATGGAAGGAAAATTTAAGAGACGAGAGAGGAGGTCGGCATACAGTGACTACATTAAGGCTGGTTTGTGGGAGCTTGCAGTAAAGTTTGTCTACAGCTCCAAGCAATTCTGCCAGCATCTCCGTCAAGCGAAAATG GGAATGGATTTTTGGGAGGATCTTAATGAATCTCCCGAGGTGATAGCTTCGAAGTTTACATGTGCAAGTTTAGAAACTCCAGAAGCAGTGCTTAAAGGAGCCAGGCACATC GCTGCTCTGGAGATTAGCTGTGAGCCTTCTGTCAGGAAACATGCCCGGGGATTTTTTACTGACGAAGCTCTAGTCTCAACCAGACCAACTCCCAAAGGAGCCAAGGAGATTGATTTCTGCCATCAGTTTTCATCTGTTAAGTGGCTACGTGATAAGCCCCTTGGTAAATTTCAGGATGCACAGTGGCTTCGTATTCAGAAAGCTGAAGAAGAGAAGCTCCTTGAAGTAACCATAAGATTGCCTGAAGATTCTCTGAATAAGTTGATTAGTTACTCTCACAAAATATATCTTGTGGGAGGTGATGATGGGTATACCCAACTCTGGGATGAACAACGAAAGTTAATACTTCAGGATGTGTTTTCAAATTGTCTCCTTCCTTCATTGGAGAAGGAAACTCGTGTCTTGTTGACCACAAGAGCAAAATGTTTGGTGCTTATGGAATATGGAGAGCAGTTATGGAACAGGGCATCTGTTGCCCCATATCCACACAAGCGGAATGTTGCTGGCCTGGAGGAAGGTACTGGACCAAGGGTCATGGCTTGCTGCTGGGGTCCTGGAAAGCCACCAACTACGTTTGTAATGTTAGATTCATGTGGGCAATTGCTTGATGTGTTGCAATCTGGATCCATTAGTCTGCGGTCTCAGAATGTTACTGGCCTACAACGGAAGAAATATGATCAACTACGTGTCCATAAGTTTATTATAAGTCATCAGCCCGATGTTATTGTCCTCGGTGCAGCAAATGCGTCCTGTCCACGGTTGAAGGATGATATCAAAGAG ATTGTTTTGAAGATAGAGGAAAGTTCTATAGATGCTGACCAAGTGCTAAATGGGATTGGTGTTATTTATGGAGATGAAACCTTGCCCCAGCTTTATGAAAAATCAGAAGTTTCATTGCGCCATTTGCCTGGACAAGAAG GCATTGTCAAACGAGCTGTGGCTCTGGGGCGGTACCTGCAAAATCCATTGGCTATGATTGCTACACTGTGTGGTGTCCAGAAAGAGATTGTTTCTTGGAAGCTTACCTCCTTAGACCACTTTCTAACACCTGAAGAGAAGTATGGGATGATTGAAATGCTGATGGTGGATATTACCAATCAGGTTGGTGTGGACATAAATGCTGCTGTAAGCCAAGATTGGCTCTCTGCTCCTCTTCAGTTTGTATCTGGGCTTGGGTCTCAGAAGGCAGCCTTTCTACAGAGGGAGTTGGCTGCTGGTAAAATAGTTAATAATCGAAAAGAGTTGGCAATTTGTGGATtgacagaaaagaaaattttctttaatgCAGTTGGCTTTTTGCGTGTCTGTTGTGGGGAAATTCTCTCTTTTGGATGTGAATATGATATGTTGGATGGAACAAGAATTCATCCTGAATCATATGGTCTTGCAGAGAAATTGGTTAAGGATGTCTATGATGATGTTGCTGAGGCACATCCCTTAAAACATGTTAGGAACAATCCACAGCTGCTGaaagattttgatattaatgctTACGCTGATAATTTTGAAATAGAGCAAGGAGAAAATAAGAAACTGACTCTTTATGACATTAAAACTGAACTTTTGCATGGATTTCTTGACCCTCGTCGTCCATACGAAGAACCTACTCAGGATGAGGAATTCTGTTTGATATCAGGCAAAGATGAGGATGCATTTGCTGAAGGAAGAATTGTACAGGCTATTGTTTGCAGAGTTCTGTCACAACGAGCATTTTGTGCACTTGACTCTGGCTTGATTGGCATGATCACGAAGGATGATTATTCAGATGAGGCTGCTGATTATTCCTTGACAAAGAGGCTACGAGAAGGTGATATTCTTACCTGtaagataaaacaaattgacAAGAGCAGACACCAGGTGCTTTTAACTTGTAAAGAAAGTGAACTGAAGAGTTCAAGAGACCAGAACTTGCATGAGCTTGAACCTTATTATTGTGAAGGTCAGAGCAGTTTAGTAAGTCATCAGGAGATAGCCTGCAAGGAAGACCtcaaaaataaacatttcattTCAAGGATGATTATTCATCCTCATTATGAAAATATGACGCAGAATCAGGCAGTGGAG TTCCTGGCAGACAAGGATGTTGGTGAGCGTGTTTTTCGTCCAAGTTCAAGGGGACTGCATTATTTGATTCTAACCGTGAAAGTCTTTAATGGACTTTATGTTCACAAAGACATAATCGAAGATGGGAAGAACCTCAAAGACTTCTCAAGCATGCTTGATCTTGGGAAAACATTAAAGATTGGAGATGACATTTATAAGGATTTAGATGAG GTTATTAGTCAATATGTTGACCCATTGGTGACCCACCTGAAAGCAATTCTAAGTTTCCGAAAATTTAAGAAGGGCTCAAAAGCAGAGGTTGATGAGCTCTTAAAATCTGAGAAATCAGATTATCCAATGAGGATACCTTACTGCTTTGGCGTTTCGTATGAGCATCCTGGAACTTTCATCTTGTTTTACATAAGAACAAATCTACATCATGAGTATATAGGTCTGCATCCTAAGGGATTCAAATTTAGGAAGCAGACATTCAGGAAGGTTGAGCAGCTCGTTGCATATTTCCAGAAACATATTGATGATCTAAAGCATCAGCCAGCACAGATGACAAGACCCATTACTGGTTCTTCTGCTAGAGCATCCACAGAGTGCGGTAATGAAGGTGGTTGGAAAGGCCAGCTAAACTCAAGCAAAGATGAACTGTCAACACTTGTCTCTGCAG GCAAGAAAGATTGTACTAGAGATGATGGTGGCACAGGTGGTCATGGTAGTGGTCGAGGACGTGGACATCCTAGTGGGTTACCTCGGCCTAATTGTGTTTATGGAC
- the LOC7455790 gene encoding transcription elongation factor SPT6 homolog isoform X6, with protein MKKAKRKLPFTLVDEDDEEEEVAVKEKRAQNVSVDDDEDGLDKFETDGFIVDYNEEEVEGDCDGKDEQMKKKMRKKKSSKNLVLDDDDLELLRENQKPGLFQTKRVGNKKFKRLKKAKGCALGKDSGLSDDDVSLYDDSAEEKEAMYDDDINDMTDFIVDDDERYEKRAPMRLWELKEKKSRPVTMASSSSLEEAGYVFGDADELLKRQVLVKIVKPDDYDNFELDHFMAERDDHVKKTDLPERMQMSEEITCTALVGETRRQEESSWILNQLITDMYPLLCKKKAQEGNGVGLLKKINKEDIVRFLEMHDLEKYDIPFIAMYRKEKCLSMLEDLGEDGIQNECSNDTEGKPRLKWHKILWAINELDRKWLLLQKRKIMLEESYKKRYEEECNNIDDMARLSLINLHFDTIMKSLMLAETEKDIDDVSMKFSLHFPPTEEVMEGKFKRRERRSAYSDYIKAGLWELAVKFVYSSKQFCQHLRQAKMGMDFWEDLNESPEVIASKFTCASLETPEAVLKGARHIAALEISCEPSVRKHARGFFTDEALVSTRPTPKGAKEIDFCHQFSSVKWLRDKPLGKFQDAQWLRIQKAEEEKLLEVTIRLPEDSLNKLISYSHKIYLVGGDDGYTQLWDEQRKLILQDVFSNCLLPSLEKETRVLLTTRAKCLVLMEYGEQLWNRASVAPYPHKRNVAGLEEGTGPRVMACCWGPGKPPTTFVMLDSCGQLLDVLQSGSISLRSQNVTGLQRKKYDQLRVHKFIISHQPDVIVLGAANASCPRLKDDIKEIVLKIEESSIDADQVLNGIGVIYGDETLPQLYEKSEVSLRHLPGQEGIVKRAVALGRYLQNPLAMIATLCGVQKEIVSWKLTSLDHFLTPEEKYGMIEMLMVDITNQVGVDINAAVSQDWLSAPLQFVSGLGSQKAAFLQRELAAGKIVNNRKELAICGLTEKKIFFNAVGFLRVCCGEILSFGCEYDMLDGTRIHPESYGLAEKLVKDVYDDVAEAHPLKHVRNNPQLLKDFDINAYADNFEIEQGENKKLTLYDIKTELLHGFLDPRRPYEEPTQDEEFCLISGKDEDAFAEGRIVQAIVCRVLSQRAFCALDSGLIGMITKDDYSDEAADYSLTKRLREGDILTCKIKQIDKSRHQVLLTCKESELKSSRDQNLHELEPYYCEGQSSLVSHQEIACKEDLKNKHFISRMIIHPHYENMTQNQAVEFLADKDVGERVFRPSSRGLHYLILTVKVFNGLYVHKDIIEDGKNLKDFSSMLDLGKTLKIGDDIYKDLDEVISQYVDPLVTHLKAILSFRKFKKGSKAEVDELLKSEKSDYPMRIPYCFGVSYEHPGTFILFYIRTNLHHEYIGLHPKGFKFRKQTFRKVEQLVAYFQKHIDDLKHQPAQMTRPITGSSARASTECGNEGGWKGQLNSSKDELSTLVSAGL; from the exons ATGAAGAAGGCAAAGAGAAAATTGCCCTTCACTttagtcgatgaagatgatgaag AGGAAGAAGTGGCAGTTAAGGAGAAAAGGGCCCAAAATGTTAGTGTAGACGATGATG AAGATGGTTTGGATAAGTTTGAGACTGATGGGTTTATAGTGGATTATAACGAGGAAGAAGTGGAAGGTGACTGTGATGGGAAAGATGagcaaatgaagaagaaaatgaggaaGAA GAAATCTTCAAAGAATCTTGtccttgatgatgatgatcttgAGTTGCTCCGAGAAAATCAAAAGCCAGGCCTGTTCCAAACAAAGAGAGTT ggaaataaaaaatttaaacggCTCAAAAAGGCCAAGGGCTGTGCTCTGGGAAAAGACTCTGGATTGTCTGATGATGATG TATCATTATACGATGATAGTGCTGAAGAAAAGGAAGCTATGTATGATGATGACATAAATGACATGACAGATTTTATTGTAGACGATGATGAAAGATACGAGAAAAGAGCCCCCATGAG gTTGTGGGAGCTGAAAGAAAAGAAGTCAAGGCCAGTAAcaatggcttcttcttcttccctagAGGAAGCTGGCTACGTATTTGGTGATGCCGATGAACTCCTTAAGCGTCAAGTTCTGGTTAAGATTGTCAAGCCAGATGATTATGACAACTTTGAGCTGGATCATTTTATGGCTGAGAGGGATGATCATGTGAAGAAGACTGATTTACCCGAGAGGATGCAG atgTCAGAGGAAATCACTTGCACTGCTTTAGTTGGCGAAACAAGAAGACAAGAGGAGAGTTCTTGGATACTTAATCAGCTTATCACAGACATGTATCCATTGTTGTGTAAGAAAAAAGCTCAGGAAGGAAATGGAGTAGGTCTGCTTAAGAAGATTAACAAGGAAGATATAGTGAGGTTCTTGGAAATGCATGATTTGGAAAAGTATGAT ATTCCATTTATTGCTATGTATCGAAAAGAGAAATGCCTTAGTATGTTGGAAGATCTGGGGGAAGATGGTATACAAAACGAATGTAGCAATGACACAGAGGGAAAACCTAGACTGAAGTGGCATAAG ATTCTCTGGGCCATCAATGAACTGGACAGAAAGTGGTTGCTTCTCCAGAAAAGAAAGATCATGCTTGAAGAATCCTATAAGAAGCGTTATGAAGAGGAATGCAATAATATTGATGACATGGCAAGACTTTCTTTGATCAATCTGCACTTTGACACAATCATGAAGTCTCTGATGCTGGCTGAAACAGAGAAGGATATTGATGATGTCAGTATGAAGTTTAGCTTGCATTTTCCTCCAACTGAAGAGGTCATGGAAGGAAAATTTAAGAGACGAGAGAGGAGGTCGGCATACAGTGACTACATTAAGGCTGGTTTGTGGGAGCTTGCAGTAAAGTTTGTCTACAGCTCCAAGCAATTCTGCCAGCATCTCCGTCAAGCGAAAATG GGAATGGATTTTTGGGAGGATCTTAATGAATCTCCCGAGGTGATAGCTTCGAAGTTTACATGTGCAAGTTTAGAAACTCCAGAAGCAGTGCTTAAAGGAGCCAGGCACATC GCTGCTCTGGAGATTAGCTGTGAGCCTTCTGTCAGGAAACATGCCCGGGGATTTTTTACTGACGAAGCTCTAGTCTCAACCAGACCAACTCCCAAAGGAGCCAAGGAGATTGATTTCTGCCATCAGTTTTCATCTGTTAAGTGGCTACGTGATAAGCCCCTTGGTAAATTTCAGGATGCACAGTGGCTTCGTATTCAGAAAGCTGAAGAAGAGAAGCTCCTTGAAGTAACCATAAGATTGCCTGAAGATTCTCTGAATAAGTTGATTAGTTACTCTCACAAAATATATCTTGTGGGAGGTGATGATGGGTATACCCAACTCTGGGATGAACAACGAAAGTTAATACTTCAGGATGTGTTTTCAAATTGTCTCCTTCCTTCATTGGAGAAGGAAACTCGTGTCTTGTTGACCACAAGAGCAAAATGTTTGGTGCTTATGGAATATGGAGAGCAGTTATGGAACAGGGCATCTGTTGCCCCATATCCACACAAGCGGAATGTTGCTGGCCTGGAGGAAGGTACTGGACCAAGGGTCATGGCTTGCTGCTGGGGTCCTGGAAAGCCACCAACTACGTTTGTAATGTTAGATTCATGTGGGCAATTGCTTGATGTGTTGCAATCTGGATCCATTAGTCTGCGGTCTCAGAATGTTACTGGCCTACAACGGAAGAAATATGATCAACTACGTGTCCATAAGTTTATTATAAGTCATCAGCCCGATGTTATTGTCCTCGGTGCAGCAAATGCGTCCTGTCCACGGTTGAAGGATGATATCAAAGAG ATTGTTTTGAAGATAGAGGAAAGTTCTATAGATGCTGACCAAGTGCTAAATGGGATTGGTGTTATTTATGGAGATGAAACCTTGCCCCAGCTTTATGAAAAATCAGAAGTTTCATTGCGCCATTTGCCTGGACAAGAAG GCATTGTCAAACGAGCTGTGGCTCTGGGGCGGTACCTGCAAAATCCATTGGCTATGATTGCTACACTGTGTGGTGTCCAGAAAGAGATTGTTTCTTGGAAGCTTACCTCCTTAGACCACTTTCTAACACCTGAAGAGAAGTATGGGATGATTGAAATGCTGATGGTGGATATTACCAATCAGGTTGGTGTGGACATAAATGCTGCTGTAAGCCAAGATTGGCTCTCTGCTCCTCTTCAGTTTGTATCTGGGCTTGGGTCTCAGAAGGCAGCCTTTCTACAGAGGGAGTTGGCTGCTGGTAAAATAGTTAATAATCGAAAAGAGTTGGCAATTTGTGGATtgacagaaaagaaaattttctttaatgCAGTTGGCTTTTTGCGTGTCTGTTGTGGGGAAATTCTCTCTTTTGGATGTGAATATGATATGTTGGATGGAACAAGAATTCATCCTGAATCATATGGTCTTGCAGAGAAATTGGTTAAGGATGTCTATGATGATGTTGCTGAGGCACATCCCTTAAAACATGTTAGGAACAATCCACAGCTGCTGaaagattttgatattaatgctTACGCTGATAATTTTGAAATAGAGCAAGGAGAAAATAAGAAACTGACTCTTTATGACATTAAAACTGAACTTTTGCATGGATTTCTTGACCCTCGTCGTCCATACGAAGAACCTACTCAGGATGAGGAATTCTGTTTGATATCAGGCAAAGATGAGGATGCATTTGCTGAAGGAAGAATTGTACAGGCTATTGTTTGCAGAGTTCTGTCACAACGAGCATTTTGTGCACTTGACTCTGGCTTGATTGGCATGATCACGAAGGATGATTATTCAGATGAGGCTGCTGATTATTCCTTGACAAAGAGGCTACGAGAAGGTGATATTCTTACCTGtaagataaaacaaattgacAAGAGCAGACACCAGGTGCTTTTAACTTGTAAAGAAAGTGAACTGAAGAGTTCAAGAGACCAGAACTTGCATGAGCTTGAACCTTATTATTGTGAAGGTCAGAGCAGTTTAGTAAGTCATCAGGAGATAGCCTGCAAGGAAGACCtcaaaaataaacatttcattTCAAGGATGATTATTCATCCTCATTATGAAAATATGACGCAGAATCAGGCAGTGGAG TTCCTGGCAGACAAGGATGTTGGTGAGCGTGTTTTTCGTCCAAGTTCAAGGGGACTGCATTATTTGATTCTAACCGTGAAAGTCTTTAATGGACTTTATGTTCACAAAGACATAATCGAAGATGGGAAGAACCTCAAAGACTTCTCAAGCATGCTTGATCTTGGGAAAACATTAAAGATTGGAGATGACATTTATAAGGATTTAGATGAG GTTATTAGTCAATATGTTGACCCATTGGTGACCCACCTGAAAGCAATTCTAAGTTTCCGAAAATTTAAGAAGGGCTCAAAAGCAGAGGTTGATGAGCTCTTAAAATCTGAGAAATCAGATTATCCAATGAGGATACCTTACTGCTTTGGCGTTTCGTATGAGCATCCTGGAACTTTCATCTTGTTTTACATAAGAACAAATCTACATCATGAGTATATAGGTCTGCATCCTAAGGGATTCAAATTTAGGAAGCAGACATTCAGGAAGGTTGAGCAGCTCGTTGCATATTTCCAGAAACATATTGATGATCTAAAGCATCAGCCAGCACAGATGACAAGACCCATTACTGGTTCTTCTGCTAGAGCATCCACAGAGTGCGGTAATGAAGGTGGTTGGAAAGGCCAGCTAAACTCAAGCAAAGATGAACTGTCAACACTTGTCTCTGCAG GTTTGTAA